In Bacteroidota bacterium, the genomic stretch TTTGCTTACTTTAGCATCGGTTGCAATCCTTTTAATAGTAGTGGCCTGAAAACCATACAGAAGGAAAACCCTACGGGCAGAATTCAGTATTTTTTCTTCAGCACTCAAGCTTTATTTTGAATCAGGTTTTTCTTGCCTCTCAAGACTATTATTCACCACTGCTTCATTCAAAATGTTCAGTAATTTATCCAGGGGCACTTTGTGTACTTTGGCTGCTGTTTTAACACTTATAAATTTTGAAATAAACTTTCGCAAACCTAATCCACCAACTCTTTTTAAGCCGAATGTTTCCATTACTTCAGCGATGTCGCCATACTCTTTGAGTATTGCTGATACTTTTGTTTTTTCTGTTATTTGCATTAGAAGCTATATTTAATTTTTGTGTAAATCATTGAGTTGTCAGCGTATTGACCAAAGCGGCCCTTGTCATCACCAACAAA encodes the following:
- a CDS encoding DUF1858 domain-containing protein; this encodes MQITEKTKVSAILKEYGDIAEVMETFGLKRVGGLGLRKFISKFISVKTAAKVHKVPLDKLLNILNEAVVNNSLERQEKPDSK